The Pelmatolapia mariae isolate MD_Pm_ZW linkage group LG10_11, Pm_UMD_F_2, whole genome shotgun sequence genome includes a region encoding these proteins:
- the LOC134636689 gene encoding protocadherin alpha-C2-like isoform X2 — translation MALIPASLRTRLVVGGFSFIAMWGFALSITRYSIPEEMEEGSFVANLATDLGLDVRSLEERKAKLDVIHSKNYLDINKDTGELVIREKIDRESICMTKTTSCFLKMDVILSSPVRIFNIELEIMDINDNAPVFRRRTMHLDISEATLPGERFSLTNAVDADVGANSIKTYYLSESKYFSIDIQTGSDGSKYVDLVLSGNLDREEHAVHDLILTAVDGGVPPRSGTASIIINVLDINDNAPIFSQPVYAVNVSENSAAGTVVMTLNATDLDEGTNAQLVYSHTLYTSEKTQELFSLDPNSGEIKVKGVIDYEESQSFEMHIQAQDRGTNPLSGHCKVTVFVTDLNDNYPEVTIKSLKSSLTEDVSVGTLIAVVSVSDRDSGANGQVELSLNRQETLPFLLNKSSEGYFEMLVSKPLDREVISKYDIILRVTDKGVPPLSENETITLEILDINDNAPTFSQSFYTIHVMENNPPGALLTSLSAFDPDLNENQYLVYFIMEKEIVNTSMSMLFSINPENGDLYALKTFDYEREREFLFHIEARDSGVPPLSTNCTVHIIILDQNDNTPLIVSPWRAQGSVVEEVIPRSTDKGHLVAKVIAIDADSEQNARVTYQLLQISDSTLFSLDQYNGEIRTTRMFSYRDPRQQRLVIVAKDNGQPSLSATVTIKISTVEHAMAFSETTELPLDYDMFTDLNLYLVIGLGAVSFLLLITILVIIVLKCQKPKPKAIKIPPANRNSVISRNSVISQRSSTIADSTLISSDAYWYSLFLAETRKGKVVVRQPIIPKGAGYFVSSIPRSIGPSEITDSRASTLEGPRRELP, via the exons ATGGCGCTTATCCCTGCATCTTTACGGACACGGTTAGTGGTGGGTGGTTTTTCGTTCATTGCAATGTGGGGATTTGCGCTCTCCATCACTCGGTACTCTATTCCGGAGGAAATGGAAGAGGGTTCCTTTGTTGCTAATCTGGCCACAGATTTGGGTCTGGATGTTCGCAGTTTGGAGGAGCGCAAAGCAAAACTCGATGTCATCCATAGTAAAAATTACCTCGACATCAACAAAGATACGGGGGAGCTGGTTATCCGCGAGAAGATAGACCGGGAAAGCATATGCATGACTAAAACAACCTCGTGTTTTCTGAAAATGGATGTCATACTTTCAAGCCCGGTTCGCATTTTTAACATCGAGCTGGAAATTATGGACATAAATGACAACGCGCCGGTGTTTCGCAGAAGGACAATGCACTTAGACATTTCGGAGGCAACCCTTCCCGGTGAGAGATTCTCACTGACAAACGCCGTGGATGCGGATGTGGGGGCGAATTCAATCAAGACCTACTATCTCAGTGAAAGCAAATACTTCAGTATCGACATCCAGACCGGCAGCGATGGCTCCAAATATGTCGATTTAGTGCTTAGTGGTAATTTGGACCGTGAGGAGCATGCTGTTCACGATTTAATTCTAACCGCTGTGGATGGAGGTGTGCCTCCTCGCTCCGGCACAGCCAGCATCATTATTAACGTTCTGGATATCAACGACAACGCCCCCATATTCAGTCAGCCGGTATATGCAGTCAATGTCTCGGAGAACTCGGCAGCAGGAACAGTGGTCATGACCTTAAATGCAACAGACTTAGACGAAGGCACAAACGCCCAGCTGGTATACTCACACACACTGTACACATCGGAGAAGACACAAGAGCTATTCTCACTTGATCCAAATTCAGGTGAGATCAAGGTGAAGGGGGTGATCGATTATGAAGAGAGTCAGAGTTTTGAGATGCACATACAGGCACAGGACAGAGGGACGAACCCTCTGTCCGGACACTGTAAAGTCACAGTGTTTGTGACAGATCTCAATGATAATTACCCTGAAGTGACCATCAAGTCTCTGAAAAGTTCGCTGACTGAGGATGTCTCTGTAGGGACGCTGATTGCAGTGGTCAGTGTGAGCGACAGGGACTCTGGAGCCAACGGACAAGTGGAGCTCTCTCTAAATAGGCAAGAAACGTTACCGTTTCTCTTAAACAAGTCCTCTGAGGGTTACTTTGAAATGCTAGTGTCAAAACCACTGGACAGAGAAGTAATAAGtaaatatgacatcatactgagAGTGACAGACAAAGGTGTGCCACCCTTATCTGAAAATGAAACCATCACTTTGGAGATACTGGATATCAACGACAATGCACCTACATTCTCCCAGTCATTCTACACAATCCATGTCATGGAGAATAATCCACCGGGGGCATTATTGACATCTCTGAGTGCATTTGAcccagatctgaatgagaaCCAGTACTTGGTTTATTTCATAATGGAAAAAGAAATCGTTAACACTTCTATGTCGATGTTGTTTTCCATCAATCCTGAGAATGGTGATCTTTATGCCCTGAAGACCTTTGATtatgagagagaaagggagtTTCTTTTCCACATTGAGGCAAGAGACTCTGGTGTTCCCCCGCTGAGCACCAATTGTACCGTGCATATTATTATTCTGGACCAAAATGACAACACCCCTCTCATAGTGTCACCTTGGCGCGCACAGGGCTCTGTTGTAGAGGAGGTGATACCGAGGTCGACTGATAAGGGACATTTGGTGGCCAAAGTGATTGCCATTGATGCAGACTCTGAGCAGAACGCCAGAGTCACATATCAGCTACTTCAGATCAGTGATTCAACCCTCTTTAGCCTGGATCAGTACAACGGTGAGATCCGGACTACAAGGATGTTTAGTTACAGAGATCCAAGACAACAGAGGCTGGTAATTGTTGCCAAAGACAATGGTCAACCTTCGCTTTCTGCTACTGTCACCATCAAGATATCAACAGTGGAACATGCAATGGCCTTTTCAGAGACTACAGAGCTTCCACTAGACTATGACATGTTCACTGACCTAAACCTCTATTTAGTGATCGGTTTAGGAGCCGTGTCCTTTCTGCTACTGATAACCATCTTAGTTATTATTGTGCTCAAGtgtcaaaaaccaaaaccaaaggCCATCAAGATCCCTCCAGCCAATAGAAATAGCGTGATCAGCAGGAACAGCGTGATCAGCCAGAGAAGCTCCACTATCGCAGATTCCACGCTGATCTCCAGCGATGCCTACTGGTACAGCTTGTTCCTCGCAGAGACCAGGAAGGGCAAAGTGGTCGTGAGACAGCCCATAATTCCCAAAGGAGCTGGGTATTTTGTTTCCAGCATACCCAGGAGCATAGGGCCAAGTGAGATCACAGATTCCAGAGCATCAACACTGGAG GGGCCCAGAAGAGAACTGCCATGA
- the LOC134636689 gene encoding protocadherin alpha-C2-like isoform X1, whose protein sequence is MALIPASLRTRLVVGGFSFIAMWGFALSITRYSIPEEMEEGSFVANLATDLGLDVRSLEERKAKLDVIHSKNYLDINKDTGELVIREKIDRESICMTKTTSCFLKMDVILSSPVRIFNIELEIMDINDNAPVFRRRTMHLDISEATLPGERFSLTNAVDADVGANSIKTYYLSESKYFSIDIQTGSDGSKYVDLVLSGNLDREEHAVHDLILTAVDGGVPPRSGTASIIINVLDINDNAPIFSQPVYAVNVSENSAAGTVVMTLNATDLDEGTNAQLVYSHTLYTSEKTQELFSLDPNSGEIKVKGVIDYEESQSFEMHIQAQDRGTNPLSGHCKVTVFVTDLNDNYPEVTIKSLKSSLTEDVSVGTLIAVVSVSDRDSGANGQVELSLNRQETLPFLLNKSSEGYFEMLVSKPLDREVISKYDIILRVTDKGVPPLSENETITLEILDINDNAPTFSQSFYTIHVMENNPPGALLTSLSAFDPDLNENQYLVYFIMEKEIVNTSMSMLFSINPENGDLYALKTFDYEREREFLFHIEARDSGVPPLSTNCTVHIIILDQNDNTPLIVSPWRAQGSVVEEVIPRSTDKGHLVAKVIAIDADSEQNARVTYQLLQISDSTLFSLDQYNGEIRTTRMFSYRDPRQQRLVIVAKDNGQPSLSATVTIKISTVEHAMAFSETTELPLDYDMFTDLNLYLVIGLGAVSFLLLITILVIIVLKCQKPKPKAIKIPPANRNSVISRNSVISQRSSTIADSTLISSDAYWYSLFLAETRKGKVVVRQPIIPKGAGYFVSSIPRSIGPSEITDSRASTLEQGPRRELP, encoded by the exons ATGGCGCTTATCCCTGCATCTTTACGGACACGGTTAGTGGTGGGTGGTTTTTCGTTCATTGCAATGTGGGGATTTGCGCTCTCCATCACTCGGTACTCTATTCCGGAGGAAATGGAAGAGGGTTCCTTTGTTGCTAATCTGGCCACAGATTTGGGTCTGGATGTTCGCAGTTTGGAGGAGCGCAAAGCAAAACTCGATGTCATCCATAGTAAAAATTACCTCGACATCAACAAAGATACGGGGGAGCTGGTTATCCGCGAGAAGATAGACCGGGAAAGCATATGCATGACTAAAACAACCTCGTGTTTTCTGAAAATGGATGTCATACTTTCAAGCCCGGTTCGCATTTTTAACATCGAGCTGGAAATTATGGACATAAATGACAACGCGCCGGTGTTTCGCAGAAGGACAATGCACTTAGACATTTCGGAGGCAACCCTTCCCGGTGAGAGATTCTCACTGACAAACGCCGTGGATGCGGATGTGGGGGCGAATTCAATCAAGACCTACTATCTCAGTGAAAGCAAATACTTCAGTATCGACATCCAGACCGGCAGCGATGGCTCCAAATATGTCGATTTAGTGCTTAGTGGTAATTTGGACCGTGAGGAGCATGCTGTTCACGATTTAATTCTAACCGCTGTGGATGGAGGTGTGCCTCCTCGCTCCGGCACAGCCAGCATCATTATTAACGTTCTGGATATCAACGACAACGCCCCCATATTCAGTCAGCCGGTATATGCAGTCAATGTCTCGGAGAACTCGGCAGCAGGAACAGTGGTCATGACCTTAAATGCAACAGACTTAGACGAAGGCACAAACGCCCAGCTGGTATACTCACACACACTGTACACATCGGAGAAGACACAAGAGCTATTCTCACTTGATCCAAATTCAGGTGAGATCAAGGTGAAGGGGGTGATCGATTATGAAGAGAGTCAGAGTTTTGAGATGCACATACAGGCACAGGACAGAGGGACGAACCCTCTGTCCGGACACTGTAAAGTCACAGTGTTTGTGACAGATCTCAATGATAATTACCCTGAAGTGACCATCAAGTCTCTGAAAAGTTCGCTGACTGAGGATGTCTCTGTAGGGACGCTGATTGCAGTGGTCAGTGTGAGCGACAGGGACTCTGGAGCCAACGGACAAGTGGAGCTCTCTCTAAATAGGCAAGAAACGTTACCGTTTCTCTTAAACAAGTCCTCTGAGGGTTACTTTGAAATGCTAGTGTCAAAACCACTGGACAGAGAAGTAATAAGtaaatatgacatcatactgagAGTGACAGACAAAGGTGTGCCACCCTTATCTGAAAATGAAACCATCACTTTGGAGATACTGGATATCAACGACAATGCACCTACATTCTCCCAGTCATTCTACACAATCCATGTCATGGAGAATAATCCACCGGGGGCATTATTGACATCTCTGAGTGCATTTGAcccagatctgaatgagaaCCAGTACTTGGTTTATTTCATAATGGAAAAAGAAATCGTTAACACTTCTATGTCGATGTTGTTTTCCATCAATCCTGAGAATGGTGATCTTTATGCCCTGAAGACCTTTGATtatgagagagaaagggagtTTCTTTTCCACATTGAGGCAAGAGACTCTGGTGTTCCCCCGCTGAGCACCAATTGTACCGTGCATATTATTATTCTGGACCAAAATGACAACACCCCTCTCATAGTGTCACCTTGGCGCGCACAGGGCTCTGTTGTAGAGGAGGTGATACCGAGGTCGACTGATAAGGGACATTTGGTGGCCAAAGTGATTGCCATTGATGCAGACTCTGAGCAGAACGCCAGAGTCACATATCAGCTACTTCAGATCAGTGATTCAACCCTCTTTAGCCTGGATCAGTACAACGGTGAGATCCGGACTACAAGGATGTTTAGTTACAGAGATCCAAGACAACAGAGGCTGGTAATTGTTGCCAAAGACAATGGTCAACCTTCGCTTTCTGCTACTGTCACCATCAAGATATCAACAGTGGAACATGCAATGGCCTTTTCAGAGACTACAGAGCTTCCACTAGACTATGACATGTTCACTGACCTAAACCTCTATTTAGTGATCGGTTTAGGAGCCGTGTCCTTTCTGCTACTGATAACCATCTTAGTTATTATTGTGCTCAAGtgtcaaaaaccaaaaccaaaggCCATCAAGATCCCTCCAGCCAATAGAAATAGCGTGATCAGCAGGAACAGCGTGATCAGCCAGAGAAGCTCCACTATCGCAGATTCCACGCTGATCTCCAGCGATGCCTACTGGTACAGCTTGTTCCTCGCAGAGACCAGGAAGGGCAAAGTGGTCGTGAGACAGCCCATAATTCCCAAAGGAGCTGGGTATTTTGTTTCCAGCATACCCAGGAGCATAGGGCCAAGTGAGATCACAGATTCCAGAGCATCAACACTGGAG CAGGGGCCCAGAAGAGAACTGCCATGA
- the LOC134636689 gene encoding protocadherin alpha-C2-like isoform X3 produces MALIPASLRTRLVVGGFSFIAMWGFALSITRYSIPEEMEEGSFVANLATDLGLDVRSLEERKAKLDVIHSKNYLDINKDTGELVIREKIDRESICMTKTTSCFLKMDVILSSPVRIFNIELEIMDINDNAPVFRRRTMHLDISEATLPGERFSLTNAVDADVGANSIKTYYLSESKYFSIDIQTGSDGSKYVDLVLSGNLDREEHAVHDLILTAVDGGVPPRSGTASIIINVLDINDNAPIFSQPVYAVNVSENSAAGTVVMTLNATDLDEGTNAQLVYSHTLYTSEKTQELFSLDPNSGEIKVKGVIDYEESQSFEMHIQAQDRGTNPLSGHCKVTVFVTDLNDNYPEVTIKSLKSSLTEDVSVGTLIAVVSVSDRDSGANGQVELSLNRQETLPFLLNKSSEGYFEMLVSKPLDREVISKYDIILRVTDKGVPPLSENETITLEILDINDNAPTFSQSFYTIHVMENNPPGALLTSLSAFDPDLNENQYLVYFIMEKEIVNTSMSMLFSINPENGDLYALKTFDYEREREFLFHIEARDSGVPPLSTNCTVHIIILDQNDNTPLIVSPWRAQGSVVEEVIPRSTDKGHLVAKVIAIDADSEQNARVTYQLLQISDSTLFSLDQYNGEIRTTRMFSYRDPRQQRLVIVAKDNGQPSLSATVTIKISTVEHAMAFSETTELPLDYDMFTDLNLYLVIGLGAVSFLLLITILVIIVLKCQKPKPKAIKIPPANRNSVISRNSVISQRSSTIADSTLISSDAYWYSLFLAETRKGKVVVRQPIIPKGAGYFVSSIPRSIGPSEITDSRASTLEYSK; encoded by the exons ATGGCGCTTATCCCTGCATCTTTACGGACACGGTTAGTGGTGGGTGGTTTTTCGTTCATTGCAATGTGGGGATTTGCGCTCTCCATCACTCGGTACTCTATTCCGGAGGAAATGGAAGAGGGTTCCTTTGTTGCTAATCTGGCCACAGATTTGGGTCTGGATGTTCGCAGTTTGGAGGAGCGCAAAGCAAAACTCGATGTCATCCATAGTAAAAATTACCTCGACATCAACAAAGATACGGGGGAGCTGGTTATCCGCGAGAAGATAGACCGGGAAAGCATATGCATGACTAAAACAACCTCGTGTTTTCTGAAAATGGATGTCATACTTTCAAGCCCGGTTCGCATTTTTAACATCGAGCTGGAAATTATGGACATAAATGACAACGCGCCGGTGTTTCGCAGAAGGACAATGCACTTAGACATTTCGGAGGCAACCCTTCCCGGTGAGAGATTCTCACTGACAAACGCCGTGGATGCGGATGTGGGGGCGAATTCAATCAAGACCTACTATCTCAGTGAAAGCAAATACTTCAGTATCGACATCCAGACCGGCAGCGATGGCTCCAAATATGTCGATTTAGTGCTTAGTGGTAATTTGGACCGTGAGGAGCATGCTGTTCACGATTTAATTCTAACCGCTGTGGATGGAGGTGTGCCTCCTCGCTCCGGCACAGCCAGCATCATTATTAACGTTCTGGATATCAACGACAACGCCCCCATATTCAGTCAGCCGGTATATGCAGTCAATGTCTCGGAGAACTCGGCAGCAGGAACAGTGGTCATGACCTTAAATGCAACAGACTTAGACGAAGGCACAAACGCCCAGCTGGTATACTCACACACACTGTACACATCGGAGAAGACACAAGAGCTATTCTCACTTGATCCAAATTCAGGTGAGATCAAGGTGAAGGGGGTGATCGATTATGAAGAGAGTCAGAGTTTTGAGATGCACATACAGGCACAGGACAGAGGGACGAACCCTCTGTCCGGACACTGTAAAGTCACAGTGTTTGTGACAGATCTCAATGATAATTACCCTGAAGTGACCATCAAGTCTCTGAAAAGTTCGCTGACTGAGGATGTCTCTGTAGGGACGCTGATTGCAGTGGTCAGTGTGAGCGACAGGGACTCTGGAGCCAACGGACAAGTGGAGCTCTCTCTAAATAGGCAAGAAACGTTACCGTTTCTCTTAAACAAGTCCTCTGAGGGTTACTTTGAAATGCTAGTGTCAAAACCACTGGACAGAGAAGTAATAAGtaaatatgacatcatactgagAGTGACAGACAAAGGTGTGCCACCCTTATCTGAAAATGAAACCATCACTTTGGAGATACTGGATATCAACGACAATGCACCTACATTCTCCCAGTCATTCTACACAATCCATGTCATGGAGAATAATCCACCGGGGGCATTATTGACATCTCTGAGTGCATTTGAcccagatctgaatgagaaCCAGTACTTGGTTTATTTCATAATGGAAAAAGAAATCGTTAACACTTCTATGTCGATGTTGTTTTCCATCAATCCTGAGAATGGTGATCTTTATGCCCTGAAGACCTTTGATtatgagagagaaagggagtTTCTTTTCCACATTGAGGCAAGAGACTCTGGTGTTCCCCCGCTGAGCACCAATTGTACCGTGCATATTATTATTCTGGACCAAAATGACAACACCCCTCTCATAGTGTCACCTTGGCGCGCACAGGGCTCTGTTGTAGAGGAGGTGATACCGAGGTCGACTGATAAGGGACATTTGGTGGCCAAAGTGATTGCCATTGATGCAGACTCTGAGCAGAACGCCAGAGTCACATATCAGCTACTTCAGATCAGTGATTCAACCCTCTTTAGCCTGGATCAGTACAACGGTGAGATCCGGACTACAAGGATGTTTAGTTACAGAGATCCAAGACAACAGAGGCTGGTAATTGTTGCCAAAGACAATGGTCAACCTTCGCTTTCTGCTACTGTCACCATCAAGATATCAACAGTGGAACATGCAATGGCCTTTTCAGAGACTACAGAGCTTCCACTAGACTATGACATGTTCACTGACCTAAACCTCTATTTAGTGATCGGTTTAGGAGCCGTGTCCTTTCTGCTACTGATAACCATCTTAGTTATTATTGTGCTCAAGtgtcaaaaaccaaaaccaaaggCCATCAAGATCCCTCCAGCCAATAGAAATAGCGTGATCAGCAGGAACAGCGTGATCAGCCAGAGAAGCTCCACTATCGCAGATTCCACGCTGATCTCCAGCGATGCCTACTGGTACAGCTTGTTCCTCGCAGAGACCAGGAAGGGCAAAGTGGTCGTGAGACAGCCCATAATTCCCAAAGGAGCTGGGTATTTTGTTTCCAGCATACCCAGGAGCATAGGGCCAAGTGAGATCACAGATTCCAGAGCATCAACACTGGAG TACTCAAAATGA